AGCCTCGGGAAGTAATACCaagagtgtacagtgtaaagctccaAAGCCTCGGGAAGTAATACCaagagtgtacagtgtaaagctccaAAGACTTGGGAGTAATACCAACcgtgtacagtgtaaagctccaAAGACCTCGGAAGTAATACCaagagtgtacagtgtaaagctccaAAGACTttggaagtaataccaacagtgtacaaaGTAAAGCCTCAAAGACCTCGGAAGTAATACCaagagtgtacagtgtaaagcCCCAAAGACTTGGGAGTAATACCAACCGTATACAGTGTAAAGCTCCAAAGACCTCGGAAGTAATACCAACcgtgtacagtgtaaagctcctAAGACATCGGAAGTAATACCaagagtgtacagtgtaaagctccaAAGACTTGCGAATACCAACAGTATACAGTGTAAAGCTCCAAAaccttgggaagtaataccaacagtgtacaaaGTAAAGCTCCAAAGACCTCGGAAGTAATACCAAGAATGTACAGTGTAAAGCTCCAAAgccttgggaagtaataccaacagtgtacagtgtaaagctccaAAGCCTTGGGAGTAATATCAAGTGTACAGTGTAAAGGTTCTAAGACTTGGGAactaataccaacagtgtacagtgtaaaacTCCAAAGCCTTGggaagtaatacaaaatgtacagtgTAAAGCTCCAAAGACCTTGGAAGTAATAcaaacagtgtacagtgtaaaacctcaaagacttgggaagtaataccaacagtgtacagtgtaaaacctcaaagacttgggaagtaatacaaagtgtacagtgtaaagctccaAAGACCttggaagtaataccaacagtgtacagtgtaaagctccaAAGCCTTGGGAAGTAATACaaagtgtacagtgtaaagctccaAAGACCttggaagtaataccaacagtgtaaaactccaaagacttgggaagtaataccaacagtgtaaaactccaaagacttgggaagtaataccaacagtgtacaatgtaaagcttcaaagacttgggaagtaatgtAGTGTACAATATAATGCTTCAAAGACTTGGGACGCAATACCAACAGTCTTGTGTAAAGCtccaaagacttgggaagtaataccaacagtgtagagTGTAAAGCTTCAGAATACTTGTGAAGTAATATAAACAGTGTACAGTGCAAAGCTCCAAAGCCTttggaagtaataccaacagtgtgtAGTGCATAGCTCCAAAaccttgggaagtaataccaaataatacaattttttttttttttctaacatttagataaatatttcgcGTGCATGAATTCGTGTGCGCTCAaactgtatgtaaatatttatcggTCATCTTTTATTTCCAGTTAAACTGCATTTCAATCAATATCATTAATGTAACATTAAACGTTAATTTTAATGCACGTGTAAATATTTTCGTAAGCCATATTAGGAATTCTGATACCAATATAATGGACAGATCCTCCAATATTTCAGAGATGCCGCCAAACTAACTCCCAAGTCTGCAAATTATATTCACCTATACAATGTTGGACCAACTAACCAAGCATCCTAGTGACTAACTTCACTACCTggattaatagagatctagctaaaattagtgcatggtgcaaataaggCATTATACACTTTTCCTCCATGAAACTTAAAGTTTTAtcaatatcagtaactcaattcaAATGAATTAAGTTTCTAATTCTGCCAATAGGGCTCAATTTCAACATGAACTAACCACTCATACTACGCAATTATCAGATTCTACATATCTGGGCCCTTTTCATGAGTATCTGAGAAAATTGATCATTGCGTAATGTTAAAACTAATTACATATTACACGACTATTCAAATCTTATAAATGCCTCACCTTGACAGTCTGCGAATCCGGAAGACGATTAGGGTTTGGTTCACTTAAGATATATAACAAGCTGCCTTCTCGAACGATATGTATATGCAATGCCAAGCATTGTTCTTCAAGACGAACAATCTAGAAAAAGAGGAAGAGCAAAAATTAGttcaatttcaattttctttttcatttaaaagaGTGAATTCTAaaacttttataattttaataattctaataattaactTATAAGATGCCCCTGGTTTCTGGCCCTTTGATAAGCAACAAAATCTCACTGGAAAAAACCCTGATAACTGAAAGATTTGGTAACAAAAGCTGATCATTAAGAAAATAAGGCAAATAGCAGAATGTCAGGTAACAAATCCCTCTCAAGCTATTTCATATCAACTCTTAGTGTAAGTTAAACTGCTCTTGATATATAAATCGAGTCATGGGATTCATCAGtcaaaaatcacccccccccccctttaagggttatgaaaaaataaaaataaggaaactaATCAGTAAATTTGTTTGACAAGTAGAGGTGCGTCGAGATGACGGTCCATTAAACAAAGGTCTTGAACTGTGTTAAGTTGATGGTCCATTAAACCAAAGTCTTAAACTGGTATGTTAAGTTGATCGTCCATTAAACCAAGGTCTTAAAATCTCTGTCATATAGAGATTTAACAAGTTGCGGTCTGCCAAACTAAGTTCCATTTATTTCTGTATCAAAATGAGGTCAATTAAGTTATTGTCTTATAAATTGTCGGCCATTAAGTTATTGTCTTATAAATTGTCGGCCATTAAGCTGTGGTCTGTTGGCTCAGCTTTATAATTTGAGATTTTAAACAAAATCTGAAAATGGAGGTCTTAAAAGAAAGTTGTGTTCGGTTACACTGAGGACAAAGTCGTGGTCTGATAAACCGAGGTCCATACGTTTAGCTAGGGTAAATTAAGTTGGGTTATATCAAATTGAATGCAAGTAAATTGTCGAAGTTACCCATCAATTTTAAGTCTGCTAAAATGAAGGTTCATTAAATTGAGTTTAATAAAGTTGAAGGTTCGAATTGTTACTAGATAGGTTTTAAAACTAAATGCTTGAACACTCACCAACAACGGCGTCAGTTTCGAAGGATGATTTTGCTCCTCTGCTATATTTATGGGAGGTTCTACTTCAGTCCATCTTGATTGTGTTCACGATTTTCTCTTGAATTTGTATAACTTTTCAAATTTGTAATTCTTGCAGAAACAGAGTTCCTTCAGCTCGCTTCATTTATACATACTGTAAGGCTTGTAGCAAGTACTTGAATAGCTTGGGTTCTTCAGCTTGAAACTTATACTGCCAATATATTTATGAGACTGGTTTCATTACAGCAGAGAGAGCAAAGCCAAAGTACTACAGATGTTAAATGACATAAAAAGTGGAGTATGGACAGCGGTGATCAGAGGCTCAGTGGGAGAAACACCAGAAAAGGTAAGAAATTGACCCTACACTGTACTTATAGGCGAGATAAGCGTTGGTTGCTTAGTCGTAAAGTAACAATGAATTCTTGTACTGTACTGCAGTATTGTACTTCACGTGGAAGTTTACCAAActgttttttataaaataatagctGGTTTTGATTACTTTTTCGTGTTCAGTATATGTATAGGCAGGTTTCTCAAATATTTTGCCCTGTTGTTCATGACTCACGGAGATAAAACTAACTATATAAAAAGGCTGCTCATTctaaagtataaaaataataaaattcttattaCACTGTCAAAGAGGAGACGATAAATTCTAGGAAACAAGGTGTATGAAAGGCATGAGCAAGAATAGCATTTGATGAGAAGTTGAATGTATAAAAGGTGGTCATTACATTAATGagatatataaaattaatgtaCCACCAACCAGAAAACCTTCCTAGTTAAGGAAAGCTGCCAGACAAAGGAGTCTGGCTGGTAGAAAACTCAATAAAATGCAAACAAATCAATACACCCTCTGACAAATCAAATAGACCCCCTAAGTAACTTATCTAGGTTATGTTAAAACACCAATTAAAAGACCCAATGTAGAGGATATAGGctagaagaaaaaggaaaattttgagAGCCGCATAATCTCGAGTCACAAGGACTTAAATTTTACAACATACACTATTGAAGAGACAGAGTAAAAtgacaaaacttcaagaaaaactTTGAAACCAATCTAAATCGAAATGGCAGTGACATTCAAGATAAAACAAGTAATGTAGATGAAGAAATTACTGTATACATGCTGCACAGATATTAAAAGAGCACGTCTTATCTCTTAAGGACAGGAGTCACTGCTCGGCAGGCTAGGACATAGCAAGCAGAATTTTACTCTTGGCAGTCTCAGCTTTGTCAGCCAAAACTTTTCTACTTCAAtcatttataattttcatcatctttAACTCTCATTGATAGATCTATAAAGAATGTTCTTGCCAATGTGTATTTTTCAATGGCCTTTAAATACACGTATCATGCTTTCTTCCTTAaactttattctcatttatttactaTTGTGTGTAGTCCTCAACACTGATATCCTTAACTAAATTACACTTCCCAAAGATTCAATGTCTCCTGTGTTCTGGATAAAAAAGTTCCCCTGTAAACTTTAATGCAGTTATCTTGCATCAAATGCATTGCTTATGCAATAACAGATTTCCTATGGTCTCTTCATTTAGATTTAGAAGGCAGTAGCTGTTATGGTGAACCTGCAAAGGAAAAAATACTATGCAATACGCTGTACTTTTTTAAATTCATTAAGATATTGCTTTAAACTTGCATAAATATTTTAGAGATAGCTCATTATACATCCTGACATTTTGtagtatactgtagtatgaaaaaaaatattttactagaattagtatatACAACATTAGGAATAGTTTGCAATTAATGTAAAActatttattgaaagaaatatttaattgaaattccCAGACAACCTGAAAAGACACAGGTTTAACggttactcatgaatggcggaagaaagggacagtgacaatgcctcgacaagacaataccctagactcctagggactaaccatatatacatgtaacCAGCGGCAAAACCATCTCCCCACCCTAGCTAGGGCCATTGAGGGACAGGCACTGGCTGCTAATaaatcagcaggtaaacctatattcTCCGAAAACTCCCAtccttgactcacaaggatggtgaggttgcagatactacaagaaaataCCGAGCTtcagcggggactcgaaccccagtccggcagatcaacaGGCAGGGATGTTTCAGTGTATAATGAACACAGTAACTTCACTtacattttattcaattatttatttgaatGGAGTCTAACAATCACTAACCCATAGGTATAACTAATATCTCTtgacaggttgtggtggcctattgggaacgtctggtgatctgccagactggggtccgagtaCCACTCGGACACTAGTctcttttagtgtctgtaacctcaccctccCCGTGAGTTAAGGagttgggggagcatatagatctacctgccgagtcatcagcagccattgcctggtcctcactggtcctagctaaGGTAGAGAGGTGGTTTTGGTGCTTGTCatgtatgtatatggtcagtctctagggtattgtcttgctaaCTAGAGCAATGTCACCGTTCTTTGTCATTTATGAGCAGTCTTTAAGAAAAATGCTCTACTGTAGGCCTAATACTCATGCtaaaattttttttacatcaagtGGTGAGTTGCTTAAAATAAAACTTGGAAAACAAAACAGGTGTCACATATGGTATTAACAAAGGCTAGATAAAGTTAATGCACTAATTATCAAAACCCCATTTTTAATTAGAATAAAACACGAAAGTGAAATACAACTGCAAATAACTATTTCAATTATAAGATTTTTTGTATTGGTACTCTCAATTTTTGGAATATCTCGAAAAAATCAGGCTAAAGTTTGCAGACTAACTTGAtatgaattatttttaattttctcatgAACTAAACCAGCATATgctgtatttatatttcatatttacatacataccgtATGCAAATTAAATACTCCTTTAGCATTGCTGGGGAAATATTAGGTGACTGAAGTCCATAGAAAAATTCCTTACCATCCATTCAGCAGCTAAACGTATTTTGCCACAAATTCCAGTTTCTCTGCAGGATCCTCGTTGCTCTGCTGCATCCTCGTTATCCACATTTCTCTGCAGAATCCATGTTGCTCTGCAGAAAACACATTTCTCTGCAGAATCCACGTTGCTCTGTAGAATCCACGTTGCTCTGTAGAATCCACGTTGCTCTGCAAAATCCTCGTTAACCACATTTCTCTGCAGAATCCATATTTCTCTGCAGAATCCATATTTCTCTGCAGAATCCATATTTCTCTGCAGAATCCATATTTCTCTGCAGAATCCATATTTCTCTGCAGAATCCATATTTCTCTGCAGAATCCATGTTGCTCTGCAGAATCCACGTTATCCACATTTCTCTGCAGAATCCCTGTTGCTCTGCAGAATCCACGTTATCCACATTTCTCTGCAGAATCCGTGTTGCTCTGCAGAATCCACGTTATCCACATTTCTCTGCAGAATCCATGTTGCTCTGCAGAATCCATGTTGCTCTGCAGAATCCACGTTGCTCTGCAGAATCCACGTTGCTCTGCAGAATCCACGTTAACCACATTTCTCTGCAGAATCCACGTTGCTCTGCAGAATCCACGTTGCTCTGCAGAATCCACGTTAACCACATTTCTCTGCAGAATCCATGTTGCTCTGCAGAATCCACATTACTCTGCAGAATCCACGTTAACCCCATTTCTCTGCAGAATCCATGTTGGTCTGCAGAATCCATGTTGGTCTGCAGAATCCACGTTGCTTTGCAGAATCCACGTTGCTCTGCAGAATCCACGTTAACCACATTTCTCTGCAGAATCCACGTTAACCACATTTCTCTGCAGA
The DNA window shown above is from Palaemon carinicauda isolate YSFRI2023 chromosome 37, ASM3689809v2, whole genome shotgun sequence and carries:
- the LOC137629518 gene encoding uncharacterized protein yields the protein MDSAEKYGFCREIWILQRNMDSAEKYGFCREIWILQRNVVNEDFAEQRGFYRATWILQSNVDSAEKCVFCRATWILQRNVDNEDAAEQRGSCRETGICGKIRLAAEWMVHHNSYCLLNLNEETIGNLLLHKQCI